In a genomic window of Longimicrobiaceae bacterium:
- the gap gene encoding type I glyceraldehyde-3-phosphate dehydrogenase, whose protein sequence is MSIRVAINGFGRIGRNVLRAARKAGYTDIEFVAVNDLTDTKTLAHLLRYDSVHGRFAGSVETRENALVVDGDEVKVFAEKDPSALPWRDLGVDIVIESTGRFTKRADAAKHLDAGAKKVIISAPAKDEDITVVLGVNGDLYDPSKHHVVSNASCTTNCLAPVVKVLLDEFGFRRGLMTTVHSYTNDQQILDLPHKDLRRARAAAVSMIPTTTGAAKATGLVIPEVKGKIDGISIRVPTPDVSVVDLTCELDKDVDARAVNDALRAAAEGRLKGILQYEEDELVSVDFIGNPHSSIVDAPSTSVTAGLVKVVAWYDNEWGYSNRCVDLARYMGERL, encoded by the coding sequence ATGTCCATTCGCGTCGCCATCAACGGGTTCGGCCGCATCGGCCGGAACGTCCTCCGTGCCGCCAGGAAGGCCGGCTACACCGACATCGAGTTCGTGGCGGTAAACGACCTCACCGACACCAAGACGCTGGCCCACCTGCTCCGCTACGACTCCGTGCACGGCCGCTTCGCCGGCAGCGTCGAGACGCGCGAGAACGCGCTGGTGGTGGACGGCGACGAGGTGAAGGTGTTCGCCGAGAAGGACCCGTCGGCCTTGCCGTGGCGCGACCTGGGCGTGGACATCGTCATCGAGTCCACCGGCCGCTTCACCAAGCGCGCCGACGCCGCCAAGCACCTCGACGCGGGCGCGAAGAAGGTCATCATCTCCGCCCCCGCCAAGGACGAGGACATCACCGTCGTGCTGGGCGTGAACGGCGACCTGTACGACCCCTCCAAGCACCACGTCGTCTCCAACGCGAGCTGCACCACCAACTGCCTCGCGCCCGTCGTGAAGGTCCTGCTCGACGAGTTCGGCTTCCGCCGCGGGCTGATGACCACCGTCCACTCCTACACGAACGACCAGCAGATCCTCGACCTCCCGCACAAGGACCTGCGCCGCGCCCGCGCCGCCGCCGTCTCCATGATCCCGACGACGACCGGCGCCGCGAAGGCGACCGGGCTGGTGATCCCAGAGGTGAAGGGGAAGATCGACGGCATCTCGATCCGCGTGCCCACGCCGGACGTCTCCGTCGTCGACCTCACGTGCGAGCTGGACAAGGACGTGGATGCCCGCGCGGTCAACGACGCCCTTCGCGCCGCCGCCGAGGGTCGGCTCAAGGGGATCCTCCAGTACGAGGAGGACGAGCTGGTCTCCGTCGACTTCATCGGCAACCCGCACTCGTCCATCGTGGATGCGCCCAGCACCAGCGTGACGGCCGGGCTGGTGAAGGTCGTCGCCTGGTACGACAACGAGTGGGGCTACTCCAACCGCTGCGTGGACCTGGCCCGCTACATGGGCGAGCGGCTGTAG